The Rhodothermia bacterium genome segment TTTGAACTACCGTGCCCCAGAAGGGGTGACCTCGGTGGTGCATGAAAATTTGTTATCCTTCCCACAGCGATTTGAAAACGGCGAATTGGCCTTGCTGTCTGAAGTAAACTTGGAGCAAGTCACGATTACGCCATTAGCAGGTTCTTGGCGGGCTACACAGACAAAGCATTGAGTTTAGGAAGAACAAACTGTATATTTCCAGATTGTAGATAGCGTTTGGGACTGAAGTTAGCTTCTTTTCCTGCGTGCTTTGGGGAATATCCACCCCGACTCTATCCACCAAAAACAGAAATATATTATGAGACCTTCTCACTTTTTTATGGTATTTGGCTTGTTTGGTTTACTGATGGGGACAACCGGCTGTAATCTGTTCAAAAAGCCGACCAGTACCAATCCCAATGGTGGCGGAACGGTTGTTGTGAATCCACCGCCAACCACAATTAATCCTCCTGCATTACAAACCGTTTTGGTCGGGACTTTCGACGATATTCGCACGGGCGGAATGTCTTTTGCCACCAGCCCTTCCTTTAGTCAGGCGCGTTCCGCGCTCCTCGCTCGTTTTCCCAGAACGCGAATCGTGACCTTTTCAGCACTTACGACTGAAAATTTGGACAATGTTAAGGTGCTGATTTTACATGTTTTACGGGGGCAGAAACAGCAAATGACGCCGCTTACGCCCGCCGAACGCCAAAATCTGATTAACTTTGTAGCCAATGGCGGATCTGTATTCATCATGACGGATCATATTGATTTTAATGAGGCCAATCAAAGCCTCTTAGCGCCATTTAACATGAGCAGCCGAGGCGTTGTACGGGATATGAGTGTGGTCAATGTGTCCTCGCCAAGGAACAATTCCATCACAAATGGCCGATTTGGTGTTGTGAATAGCTTTTCTCAAAATTGGTCGGGTGGATTTTCCCGCGTGCCTTCTAATGCGCTACGGATTGCGGGCAATCAGCAAGGAGATGCTTTAGTGGTTTTTGAACCGCGCGTTATTTCCAATATTGCGGGAGCGGTAGTGCTTTTTTCGGATGTAAGTACTTTTATTGATGACAAGGCAACGGGCATGTACAGCACAAATGAGATTTTGTACCTCAATACCTTGGATTATTTGTTGGGAACTGCCCGCTAAGAATACATTAAAGAAGGCGGTTCGGTATGGATCGCCTTTTTGTTTATGGAAAAAAATGCTTATCCGCCCTTCGTCCAAAAAACGCTTGATCGGTTTTTAGAACCGCAAGAAAAGGTTCGGTTTTCAGATACCAGCCAACGCGATGCCATGCTCTTAGACCTCAGACGGCCACTTTTGATGGCCCTGCTATGGTTGATGCTGGTTTGGATTTTGTTGCTATGGCTTAATCCAAATTGGCCGCCAAAGTGGCAATGGTCACAAACGTTCCAGAATTGGGTCGGGATCGGTTTGGTGCTGTGGTCTCTTGGGCGCATCCTCTGGATGTTCGAAATAGCCTACGAAGAGGTTTGGTATTTTGTAACCGACCGCCGATGTATTGTGGTGGCCAAAGGGCATTTTATCACCCATACCGATGATATGTACCCCGATCCTCAGGCCGAAATCCGTGTTGAGATACACCAAAACGGATGGGGAGATGTGTATTTTGAACGATTGCCCGAAGAAGATGATCATAGAAAAGCGGATTTGGAAATGTGCTTCTTCGGCATTCGAGACCACGAAGGTGCAAAGATCGCATTAGAGCAATTTACTAAAGAGCATCAACAAAAAAACGTAGATTAAACCTTCAATATGCAATTTCTGAAGGAAGCTGTAATAACTGTGTGTAATGGTGGTGTGCTCATTTACCCCACCGAAACTGTTTATGGCATAGGCGGGGATGCACATCGGGAAGAGGTGATTGCACGTGTGCAAAAAATAAAAGGAAGGGATGCCCAAAAACCCATGTTGGTTCTTACAGATGTGTGGGAACGAGCATTGCCTTGGATCGCAGAGCAGACGCCTATTCATCAAGCCCTGATGGATACAGACCTCCCCCTAACCATTTTGTTTAAACCTACAAACCGAGTTCCCGATCGTCTGCGTGCGTTATCTGCTTTAATTGGTATTCGTAAAACAACGCATCCGTTTTGTCAAAAACTAATCAGGAATACAGATTCCTTATTGCTTTCAACGTCCGCAAACCCATCTGGAAGCCCAGCAACACACAACCTGAGTCAATTAGCAAGTGATTTCTTGGCGCAGGTTGACCTAACGGTGGATTTCGGGATATTACCCGCACAATTGCCTTCCTCGGTGGTGATGGTGGAAGGGGGTAAGATACGGTTGATACGAGAAGGTGCTATTGGCATAGCAATATTACACCGCCTTTTAGGTGTAGAATAAGGAAAACCATCTGGATTCTATAAGGGAAATAGCGTATCTTATGCAACTGATTTAGCAAATATTGATCAAACAAAAGGTTCATGCAACAAGATTTTGTGTACATCCGAAATTTGGCCCAGCACGTTGGAAATGTCGTAACGCTAAAAGGGTGGCTCTATAACAAACGATCCTCTAAAGGCTTGCATTTTCTAATTTTACGAGACGGAACTGGATTGGCGCAGTGTGTGGTAGCGGAGCAAGAAGTGAGTGAGGAGGCGTGGTTGGCGGCTGAAAATGCAACCCAAGAAAGTTCTTTATCACTCACGGGGCTTGTTCGCAAGGACGAAAGACAAATTGGGGGCTACGAATTGGTAGTCCAAAATGCAACATTGATCCAACAATCCGAAGGCTATCCTATTACCCCAAAGGAACATGGTATTGAGTTCTTGATGGATCAACGCCACCTTTGGCTTAGAAGCCAACGCCCTTGGGCTACGATGCGCCTCCGGAACAATATTATCATGTCCATCCATCACTTTTTCCAAGAACAAGGGTTTGTGCAGATGGATGCACCTATTTTCACCGGAAATGCAGTCGAAGGAACATCAACCCTCTTTGAAGTGGATTATTTTGAGGATAAAGCCTACCTCACACAGTCTGGACAGTTGTATGGCGAGGCAATGGCGATGGCCTTGGGCAAGATTTACACCTTTGGCCCCACCTTCCGTGCCGAAAAATCCAAAACCCGACGACACCTCACCGAATTTTGGATGATTGAGCCGGAAATGGCATTCTACGACTTGGCAATGGATATGGATTTGGCCGAGGGTCTGTTACGCCGAATTTTGCGGGATGCAATGACCAATTGCAAGTCCGAGTTGGAAATCCTTGGGCGTGATCTCTCTCTCCTGGAAAAAGCAGATGCCAACTTCCCGCGCATCCATTATTCCGATGCCGTGGAATTGCTTAAAAGCAATAAGAGCATGGAAATGTTAGACCGAGAATTGGAAGAAGCCTTCAATCAGGAAAAAGTACTCCGTGCAGAACTCGCGGAGATAAAGAAAAATTATGGCTCGGCAAAAAAGTGGGAGAAAAAGAAGTTCGATGCCCGCGAAATCGAAATCAACCAATTGCTTGAAGACTGCGCAGAGCGCCAACGGAACTTGCCCAAGTGGAAAGCCTCGGCGTTAGCGTTTGAGTGGGGAAACGATTTGGGCGGAAGTGACGAAACCGTCCTTACCAAACACTTCGATACACCGATTATGGTTCACCGCTATCCCGCTGCGGTCAAGGCATTTTATATGAAGCGCGATCCAGAAGACGACCGCTTGGCGCTTGGCGTAGATGTGCTTGCACCAGAGGGATATGGCGAAATTATCGGCGGCGGTGAACGTGCTACTGATTTACAATTCCTCTTAGATCAAATTCGGGCACATGGCTTACCGGAGTCCGCCTTTACGTGGTATTTAGACCTACGGCGTTTTGGCTCCGTGCCACATAGCGGATTTGGCCTTGGTTTAGAGAGAACCGTTTGTTGGGTAGGTGGTCTGAAACACGTCCGTGAGGCAATCCCATTCCCACGCCTGATGAGCCGTCTAAGCCCTTGAGCGCAAAAACCGAGCTTTATTATATTTGGCTAGATCACCGTTTAACACGCTAAAACGCTTTTTTGACGTTAAGACAATCGTGCTTCTTCTGTACACTACAGATAGAATATCCCACCCGATGGGGCTATAAGTGTTTAGTGTTTTTCTATGCGATTATTATAGCTTATTGTCTCGTTGTTTCGACTCACTCAGCCAACATGGATGGCTATATTCAGCCAACATGGATGGAGCATTGGCTACATTAACCAGTTTTTCCTCGTCATGTAAAGATGCCACCCCTACGGCGTTTTGCCATTCATTAATAAAGTAGAACAAACCCTTGTAAAACCAGAATTTATGCAATCCCGCAAGCTCTTACATGACGCTCATGAGGCCGGAACTGGCTTTTGCGGGCTTCCACTTGATTACATAATGCACGTTTAAGCATTAAAATCCTTTTAAGTAAAAACTGGCTCAATAAAGCTTTTATGATATTAGATCTTTTTTGAAAAAACATTTGGTGAGATTGGAAAGGGCTTTATTCATGTACACCACCTTAACGCAATCGTGGAAATTGGAAAAGAATATAAAATTTATCCCAAAAACGATTTGATTCCTGTTTGCCCGAATTGCCATGCAATGATTCATTCAGAAAGAACTGCTTTTACAGTGAACGAAATAAAAGAAATAATAAAAACTACTGCTAACACAGGTTTGTCGTTAGTGGGCGGACAGTGCGGATAGAAACATTTGAGCAATTAATAAACGTCGGTGTTGGCAAACTTTACGATTTTAAAAGCGCACCAATGCAAAGCCCAGAACCATTTATCGCAATAACATCAGTACGATATTTTAATTTAAAAATCTAACAAACGAAGATATTTTTTATCTATCAGTCGTGTTAAAAAAGACTTTATTACGAAATTAAAAAAGGCCACTCCATTTAAGGAAGCGGCCTTTGAAAATTGCAACCACATTTATGGTTTTGTGAACGCAGTGAGGGTGGTGTTTCCGCCCGGATATTGACCTCTTAAGTAGATTACATCTCCGGATTTGTAGTTCTTATATTCACGTAGAAAGTCGGCTTTTGACTTTACGACTACCATATCGTTACGGTTTTTTCCTACAAACTGGATAAGGAAATTATTCCGCAGATCGGCTTCTTTATATGCCACACCAAGAGGTGTAACCTCTGTTACCAAGACCCCTGTCGCGTTCTCGTTGAATTTGAGCCTTTGACGAAGATCCGATGTGAGGTTTTCGAGGGAGAATCCCAATTTGTCTAAGGTCGTCCGGGCTTCCTCGTCATCGCTTGGCGGGTTTGTGGTATCTTCGTTGGCATCTACCAATGTATCGGTAGGACGCTCGGCCAAAGTCACGGTTGTTTTGCGTTCTTTCCCGTCTCGGAAGTAGGTCATGTTAACCTTCGTGCCGGGTGGCATATTGGCAACCATCGAGCGCAGGTGGTCGGGGCCGCTAATTTTTCGTCCATTCAGCGATGTAATGACGTCATCTGGAAGTAAGCCTGATTTCTGGGCAGGGGAGTCATCATTTACACTGCTCACGAGTGCGCCACCCGTCGGAAGGCTCATTGCCCGTGCCAATCCTGCCGGAACAGCCGCTGGCATCAGGCCGAGAAATCCGTAACTAACCTTTCCTTTGTTGATGATTTGATCCACCGAATTGCGAACAATGTCTGCTGGAATGGCGAACCCAATGCCTTGGAATCCACCTGAACGCGAGAGAATGGCAGAGTTTACACCAATCACTTTGCCTTGCAGGTTTAGCAAAGGACCACCCGAATTGCCCGGATTGATGGCGGCGTCGGTTTGGATGAAATTAGAAAACGTGGTAAGTTCAGCCTTATTCCGTCCCATCGCACTAATAATTCCGGCGGTAACGGTATTGCCCAAGTCTTGCTCAAACGGAGAGCCGATGGCCACCACCCATTGCCCTACTTTGAGGTTAGAAACTTCACCCAGTTGAACCGTTGGAAAGTTGTTTCCTTCAATTTTGATGACCGCAAGGTCGTTGCTTGCATCGGTTCCAATGACTTTGGCCTTATAGGTTTGGGAATCAAAGGTTTTAACCTCTAATTCGGTAGCATCTTTAACAACGTGGTTATTGGTTACGATGTAGCCGTTTTCGCGGATGAGGAATCCGGAGCCAAGACCTTGTTGGAATTGATCGCGAGACCTAGGGACGTTGTTTTCTTGATCCCCTTGTTCGTCGAAAAAGAACCGAAATGGGCTTCCATTACCAAAGGGATTGGACATACCTTTCACCTTTTGGGTTGGAATAATTTGGACGACGGCTGGATTTACGGTTTCGGCCACTGCAGAAAAGGCATTACCCAGGTCTTCTGGTGTGGCAATTCCGGTTGAGGCATGGACTTTGTTTGGTGTGAAGAACTTGGAGCCGGCAGTAAAAGCCATACCACCGAAGAAGGCGGAGACCGCTACAAG includes the following:
- a CDS encoding L-threonylcarbamoyladenylate synthase produces the protein MQFLKEAVITVCNGGVLIYPTETVYGIGGDAHREEVIARVQKIKGRDAQKPMLVLTDVWERALPWIAEQTPIHQALMDTDLPLTILFKPTNRVPDRLRALSALIGIRKTTHPFCQKLIRNTDSLLLSTSANPSGSPATHNLSQLASDFLAQVDLTVDFGILPAQLPSSVVMVEGGKIRLIREGAIGIAILHRLLGVE
- a CDS encoding asparagine--tRNA ligase, which encodes MQQDFVYIRNLAQHVGNVVTLKGWLYNKRSSKGLHFLILRDGTGLAQCVVAEQEVSEEAWLAAENATQESSLSLTGLVRKDERQIGGYELVVQNATLIQQSEGYPITPKEHGIEFLMDQRHLWLRSQRPWATMRLRNNIIMSIHHFFQEQGFVQMDAPIFTGNAVEGTSTLFEVDYFEDKAYLTQSGQLYGEAMAMALGKIYTFGPTFRAEKSKTRRHLTEFWMIEPEMAFYDLAMDMDLAEGLLRRILRDAMTNCKSELEILGRDLSLLEKADANFPRIHYSDAVELLKSNKSMEMLDRELEEAFNQEKVLRAELAEIKKNYGSAKKWEKKKFDAREIEINQLLEDCAERQRNLPKWKASALAFEWGNDLGGSDETVLTKHFDTPIMVHRYPAAVKAFYMKRDPEDDRLALGVDVLAPEGYGEIIGGGERATDLQFLLDQIRAHGLPESAFTWYLDLRRFGSVPHSGFGLGLERTVCWVGGLKHVREAIPFPRLMSRLSP
- a CDS encoding HNH endonuclease is translated as MFFEKTFGEIGKGFIHVHHLNAIVEIGKEYKIYPKNDLIPVCPNCHAMIHSERTAFTVNEIKEIIKTTANTGLSLVGGQCG
- a CDS encoding Do family serine endopeptidase, giving the protein MKDMKRKMLMGILVAVSAFFGGMAFTAGSKFFTPNKVHASTGIATPEDLGNAFSAVAETVNPAVVQIIPTQKVKGMSNPFGNGSPFRFFFDEQGDQENNVPRSRDQFQQGLGSGFLIRENGYIVTNNHVVKDATELEVKTFDSQTYKAKVIGTDASNDLAVIKIEGNNFPTVQLGEVSNLKVGQWVVAIGSPFEQDLGNTVTAGIISAMGRNKAELTTFSNFIQTDAAINPGNSGGPLLNLQGKVIGVNSAILSRSGGFQGIGFAIPADIVRNSVDQIINKGKVSYGFLGLMPAAVPAGLARAMSLPTGGALVSSVNDDSPAQKSGLLPDDVITSLNGRKISGPDHLRSMVANMPPGTKVNMTYFRDGKERKTTVTLAERPTDTLVDANEDTTNPPSDDEEARTTLDKLGFSLENLTSDLRQRLKFNENATGVLVTEVTPLGVAYKEADLRNNFLIQFVGKNRNDMVVVKSKADFLREYKNYKSGDVIYLRGQYPGGNTTLTAFTKP